One stretch of Paenibacillus sp. AN1007 DNA includes these proteins:
- the yycF gene encoding response regulator YycF has product MQGKILVVDDEQPIADILKFNLEKEGYEVICAFDGIRAVELALSEKPDLMLLDLMLPGKDGMDVCREVRAHLEMPIIMLTAKDGEIDKVLGLELGADDYVTKPFSTRELLARVKAQMRRQQKPAAIVEAPEEEGKQVLRLFDLAFDMDMYTAYKGGEPLDLTHREYELLYYMAKHSGKVMTREHLLQAVWGYEYFGDVRTVDVTIRRLREKIEENPSKPETILTRRGLGYLVRSAKSVGI; this is encoded by the coding sequence ATGCAGGGGAAGATTTTGGTGGTGGACGACGAGCAGCCCATCGCAGACATTCTGAAGTTTAATTTGGAAAAAGAGGGATATGAGGTCATCTGTGCGTTTGATGGTATTCGTGCGGTGGAACTGGCGTTATCCGAAAAGCCGGATCTAATGCTTCTGGATCTGATGCTTCCGGGTAAGGATGGAATGGATGTGTGCCGCGAAGTGCGTGCTCATCTGGAGATGCCGATTATTATGCTGACAGCCAAAGACGGTGAGATCGACAAAGTGCTTGGTCTGGAGCTGGGGGCGGATGATTATGTCACCAAACCTTTTAGCACACGGGAGCTGCTCGCACGGGTTAAAGCACAGATGCGCAGACAGCAGAAACCTGCAGCGATTGTAGAGGCACCCGAGGAAGAAGGGAAGCAGGTTTTGCGGCTGTTTGATCTGGCTTTTGATATGGACATGTATACCGCGTATAAGGGCGGAGAACCACTTGATCTGACACATCGGGAATATGAGCTGCTCTATTATATGGCCAAGCATTCCGGCAAGGTAATGACACGAGAGCATCTGCTGCAGGCTGTATGGGGATACGAGTATTTCGGTGACGTACGTACGGTAGATGTGACCATTCGCAGACTGCGGGAGAAAATTGAAGAAAATCCGAGCAAGCCGGAAACCATTCTGACTCGCCGGGGGCTTGGTTATCTCGTGCGCAGTGCCAAAAGCGTGGGGATATAA
- the walK gene encoding cell wall metabolism sensor histidine kinase WalK, producing the protein MGRFSQFSFFRTIQAKLIIIYVLLILIAMQLIGVYFVSAMKNSLTSNFTEDLQARAEMLSVLVGETLAGGEAEAGEDKTENLRVLVNNLFNINGAEIQVLDASGKVLTTSLSSHSDYIGRKNTQTVVSRALQGIRDNEEYIVDEDNVRKKVVAKPVLSGGKIIGAVYIAASMNELYATMEGINKIFISGILIALVLTAVLGVILSHTITQPIKEVTRRATAVAEGNFDQQTPVFGTDEIGQLSRAFNYMTSRLRDALSQNEEEKEKLTSILTNMSDGVVATDEYGKVILVNRRASSILGMRPSDIEGRHFAVLLGIDPEDAEALASGFTGSTLLQIAPAGQEEPVVIRMTFTPVHRRELGITGTIAVLQDVTEQEELEASRREFVANVSHELRTPLTTIKSYAEALDDGALEDPQLAGRFVGVIQNETERMIRLVTDLLHLSRLDSKEALLRKQPIDVLEMLEEVTDRFSFQMHQKDIQSVLSVENDIPPVPLDRDQIDQVLDNVVSNALKYTLEGGTITIAARRSDEHTLAISVSDTGMGIPQRDLDRIFERFYRVDKARSRSMGGTGLGLSIAREIVKAHDGSISLESEVDVGTTVTFTLPMRDKGGEHLEGTD; encoded by the coding sequence ATGGGCCGATTCTCGCAATTTTCGTTCTTTCGAACGATTCAGGCGAAATTAATTATTATTTATGTACTGCTGATTCTGATTGCAATGCAGTTGATCGGCGTTTATTTTGTGAGTGCAATGAAGAACTCGCTTACGAGCAATTTTACGGAGGATTTACAGGCACGTGCAGAGATGCTTTCCGTGCTGGTGGGCGAGACGCTGGCTGGCGGAGAGGCGGAAGCCGGTGAGGACAAAACGGAGAACCTGCGTGTGCTCGTCAACAACCTGTTTAACATCAACGGTGCCGAGATTCAGGTGCTGGATGCCAGCGGCAAGGTGCTGACCACTTCGCTAAGTTCACATTCCGATTATATCGGGCGAAAAAACACCCAAACCGTTGTCAGCCGTGCGCTGCAGGGCATTCGGGATAATGAGGAATATATCGTCGATGAGGATAATGTTCGCAAAAAGGTCGTAGCCAAACCGGTGTTATCCGGCGGCAAGATTATCGGTGCGGTTTACATCGCCGCTTCAATGAACGAACTGTACGCAACGATGGAGGGCATCAACAAGATTTTCATCTCCGGCATTCTGATTGCCCTCGTGTTAACCGCCGTGCTGGGTGTTATCTTGTCGCATACAATTACCCAGCCTATTAAGGAAGTCACCAGGAGGGCGACAGCGGTCGCGGAAGGGAATTTCGATCAGCAGACACCGGTATTCGGTACGGATGAGATCGGACAGCTCAGCCGGGCATTTAACTATATGACCAGCAGATTGCGGGATGCTCTCTCTCAGAACGAAGAGGAGAAGGAAAAGCTGACCTCCATTTTGACCAATATGAGTGATGGCGTTGTCGCTACAGATGAGTATGGCAAAGTGATTCTGGTCAACCGCCGTGCCAGCAGCATTCTCGGTATGCGTCCTTCCGATATTGAAGGCAGGCATTTTGCTGTCCTACTCGGTATCGATCCGGAGGATGCGGAAGCGCTGGCCAGTGGGTTTACCGGATCAACACTGCTGCAGATTGCCCCCGCAGGCCAGGAGGAGCCGGTGGTGATTCGTATGACTTTCACGCCCGTACATCGGCGCGAGCTGGGAATTACCGGCACCATTGCAGTGCTGCAGGATGTAACAGAGCAGGAGGAGCTTGAAGCCTCCCGGCGTGAATTCGTGGCGAATGTATCGCATGAGCTGCGTACGCCGCTGACGACGATTAAGAGCTACGCTGAAGCGCTGGATGATGGGGCATTGGAAGATCCGCAGCTTGCGGGACGTTTTGTCGGTGTCATTCAGAACGAGACCGAGCGTATGATTCGCCTGGTTACAGATTTACTGCATTTATCGAGGCTGGATTCCAAGGAGGCACTGCTGCGCAAGCAGCCTATTGATGTTTTGGAGATGCTGGAGGAAGTGACAGATCGGTTCTCCTTCCAGATGCATCAGAAAGATATTCAGTCTGTGCTTTCTGTGGAAAACGATATTCCACCTGTGCCGCTGGACCGGGATCAGATTGATCAGGTTCTGGACAATGTGGTGTCCAATGCACTGAAATATACGCTGGAGGGCGGCACTATTACGATTGCTGCCCGGCGCAGCGATGAACATACGTTAGCGATCTCGGTGTCGGATACGGGTATGGGTATTCCACAACGAGATCTGGATCGGATATTTGAACGCTTCTATCGCGTTGACAAAGCACGCTCCCGCAGCATGGGCGGCACAGGGCTGGGATTATCCATTGCCCGGGAAATTGTTAAGGCTCATGATGGAAGCATCTCACTGGAATCTGAGGTAGACGTGGGAACAACGGTAACTTTTACACTTCCAATGCGTGATAAAGGGGGTGAGCACCTTGAAGGAACGGATTAA
- the yycH gene encoding two-component system activity regulator YycH: MSTLKERIKSLVLASLVAASLIQSYFLIYRLPGGGDSVVTSETNYVKTENMGQERNIEELIFPDQMIIHLGQDKHTVFYPGNTFYQLIYSRLKGRTFEDFQRRNVQSVKWDQIRKESPGFELSFKEGMPVALLQRVMRLGTDSLFQGETINRIAIYTAPDETKAHALFFSAKGDVVYEAAQADLTVQDVKQHVDFGTSWTPYTLMEGGYYIPAQALDTIEADVPTGQFTVEQMQRSLFFDPSMTRNIREKDGSEIYTDSKRSLQVKQEQRWISYTDPAAPPAGQSDASKDALSAVDFVNQHGGWKGRSRMMLRSADNKTQLQFQQYYGSFPIMDSMQFRFGTINMEMQQKTVSSYERSLEYLNEGTETKKSIKLPGGDKLKNLIRKVAGENRKVVDVYPAYRPSAMEDGLRLIPVWVIRFGNGEETTVS; encoded by the coding sequence GTGAGCACCTTGAAGGAACGGATTAAATCTCTGGTGCTCGCTTCATTGGTTGCTGCCAGCCTGATCCAGAGCTACTTCTTGATCTATCGTTTGCCTGGGGGCGGCGACTCGGTTGTGACTTCCGAAACCAACTATGTAAAGACCGAGAACATGGGTCAGGAGCGTAATATTGAGGAGTTAATTTTTCCGGATCAGATGATTATTCATCTGGGACAGGACAAACATACGGTGTTCTACCCTGGCAATACATTTTATCAGTTGATCTATTCCAGACTAAAAGGCCGAACGTTCGAGGATTTCCAGCGTCGCAATGTACAGTCCGTGAAATGGGATCAGATCCGCAAGGAGAGCCCTGGCTTTGAGTTGTCGTTTAAGGAAGGCATGCCGGTGGCTTTGTTACAGCGGGTGATGCGTTTGGGGACAGATTCTCTTTTTCAGGGAGAAACGATTAACCGCATTGCGATATACACTGCCCCGGATGAGACGAAGGCTCACGCACTCTTCTTCAGTGCGAAGGGAGATGTGGTCTACGAGGCTGCACAGGCAGACCTAACAGTACAGGACGTGAAGCAGCATGTCGATTTTGGTACGAGCTGGACACCCTACACGCTGATGGAAGGCGGATATTATATTCCGGCACAGGCACTGGATACGATTGAGGCGGATGTCCCGACAGGGCAGTTTACGGTGGAGCAGATGCAGCGCAGTCTGTTCTTTGATCCAAGCATGACCCGGAATATTCGGGAAAAGGATGGGTCTGAGATTTACACCGACAGCAAACGCAGTCTGCAGGTGAAACAGGAGCAGCGCTGGATTAGCTACACTGACCCGGCAGCACCGCCAGCAGGACAGAGTGATGCGTCCAAGGACGCGCTGTCTGCAGTTGATTTTGTAAATCAGCATGGGGGCTGGAAAGGGCGTTCGCGCATGATGCTGAGATCAGCTGACAACAAAACGCAGCTCCAGTTCCAGCAGTACTACGGCAGTTTTCCGATTATGGATTCAATGCAGTTCCGCTTCGGCACGATCAATATGGAGATGCAGCAGAAGACGGTGTCGAGCTATGAGCGATCCTTGGAATATCTGAACGAAGGTACAGAGACGAAGAAGTCGATCAAGCTGCCTGGCGGGGACAAGCTTAAAAATCTGATCCGCAAGGTAGCCGGCGAAAACCGAAAAGTTGTTGACGTGTACCCGGCTTATCGTCCATCTGCCATGGAGGATGGGCTTCGGTTGATTCCGGTATGGGTTATCCGATTTGGGAATGGTGAGGAAACGACAGTTTCTTAG
- the yycI gene encoding two-component system regulatory protein YycI, with the protein MDWGRAKNVLIYAFLLLNLVLGYQIWMDARETAGANLDFTSLADNTQQAMEEKSIQVLAPIPNETPKLPKLSYEFIEEDKSGIEVELEEPVDSKLIFSPSELTDALQGEIPQISTYRLDQLMAEDGAFVLHPLVDGKWPLFNVSLELFYSDQKITGYHQTPVRITTAEESEQQVLPASKALGTLIENFLPNDAIVKDIQLGYYGQLFNSDIQVAMPAWRFVLESGEVLYVQGISGDVFSPKSDKPGE; encoded by the coding sequence CTGGATTGGGGACGGGCAAAAAATGTATTAATCTATGCTTTTCTGCTGCTGAATCTGGTGCTGGGTTATCAGATCTGGATGGATGCACGGGAAACGGCTGGTGCCAATCTGGACTTCACCTCACTTGCGGATAATACGCAGCAGGCCATGGAAGAGAAGAGTATTCAGGTACTTGCACCGATTCCAAATGAGACACCCAAGCTGCCGAAGCTGTCCTATGAGTTCATTGAAGAGGACAAGTCGGGTATTGAAGTTGAGCTGGAGGAGCCTGTGGACAGCAAGCTGATCTTCTCGCCAAGCGAGCTGACAGACGCGCTGCAGGGAGAGATTCCTCAAATCAGCACGTACCGGCTGGATCAGCTGATGGCGGAAGATGGGGCTTTTGTGCTCCACCCGCTGGTGGACGGCAAATGGCCGCTTTTTAACGTGAGTCTGGAGCTGTTCTACAGCGATCAGAAAATCACGGGTTATCATCAGACTCCCGTGCGGATTACAACCGCCGAGGAGAGCGAGCAGCAGGTACTTCCGGCGTCAAAGGCGCTGGGAACGCTGATCGAAAACTTTTTGCCAAATGATGCAATTGTGAAAGATATTCAGCTGGGCTACTACGGCCAGTTGTTTAACTCAGATATACAGGTAGCGATGCCGGCATGGCGGTTTGTGCTGGAAAGTGGCGAAGTGCTGTACGTGCAGGGCATCAGTGGGGATGTATTCAGTCCCAAGTCAGATAAACCAGGGGAGTAA
- a CDS encoding MBL fold metallo-hydrolase: MGIYFTVLSSGSTGNATVIQHGGTSLMIDAGLSAKRLEALFLEREISGTELDGILVTHEHSDHIKGLGAMSRKYNLPIYANTNTWAALEKSVGAIPEENRRIFETGEKHDFGSLRVESFGISHDAAEPVGYTFDDGSEKLSVATDLGYMSDKVRDAISDSDVLVLEANHDVELLRMGRYPWNTKRRILSDIGHLSNEAAGAALSELMNGRIKRTYLAHLSRDHNMMDLAKMSVRDAMESRGCFYRDHEFKLCDTYYDRPTPWDRVGEP, encoded by the coding sequence ATGGGGATATATTTTACGGTGTTATCCAGTGGTTCGACAGGTAATGCCACAGTCATTCAGCATGGGGGTACTTCACTCATGATTGACGCGGGTCTCAGCGCGAAGCGGCTGGAGGCATTGTTTCTGGAACGGGAGATTTCAGGGACGGAACTGGACGGTATTCTGGTCACACATGAACATTCGGATCATATTAAAGGACTAGGCGCGATGTCTCGGAAATATAATTTACCGATCTATGCAAATACGAATACATGGGCGGCTTTGGAGAAATCGGTCGGAGCGATCCCGGAAGAGAACCGGCGGATATTCGAAACGGGTGAAAAGCATGATTTTGGCTCGCTGCGTGTAGAGTCGTTCGGTATTTCACATGATGCGGCTGAACCGGTAGGTTACACGTTCGACGATGGCAGCGAGAAGCTGTCCGTTGCGACAGACCTTGGTTATATGAGCGACAAGGTTCGCGATGCGATCTCGGACTCGGATGTGCTCGTACTGGAGGCGAATCATGATGTCGAATTATTGCGCATGGGGCGTTATCCGTGGAACACCAAGCGCCGGATTTTGAGTGACATCGGGCATTTGTCGAACGAAGCCGCAGGTGCGGCGCTTAGTGAACTGATGAACGGACGCATCAAGCGTACGTATCTGGCACATCTCAGCCGGGATCATAATATGATGGATTTGGCTAAAATGTCGGTGCGTGACGCGATGGAGAGCCGTGGTTGTTTTTATCGGGATCATGAGTTCAAGCTCTGTGATACGTATTATGATCGCCCTACACCATGGGATAGGGTGGGTGAGCCATAA
- a CDS encoding trypsin-like peptidase domain-containing protein → MGLFGDDFYSTKVSRRAEPEQKGKLQIIRPGGGRRARDRWSNPRRSRSELSSTVKVAVISSVISSIVTVTLFSFISQPAAQLPLANAAGQGGGTAQTAQVVDPYDRIINAAAEVRPSVVSIVNHKTGSSLSMEDSALGSGVIFKKEDGKAYIMTNHHVVEGASDLEIVTVDGETHKAKLVGKDRVSDIAVLSTDDKGLGAAAEIGDSSKLQRGQTVLAIGNPLGLGGTLTSGIVSYTDRILPVSINQDGVYDWEQNVIQTDAAINEGNSGGALVDLNGKVVGINTMKISDTGVEGLGFAIPMNEVMKTVDSLLLDGKVSRPYLGVYTVDLSNPYAPLDDDQRKDLKLPSHVDSGVVVLEASGPASEAGMKLNDVITEFDGQKITSTLDLRKFLYDKKKIGDTLEVSFYRDGKAEKVSVKLTDKPE, encoded by the coding sequence ATGGGATTGTTTGGAGACGATTTTTATTCAACCAAGGTATCAAGACGCGCCGAACCTGAACAGAAAGGCAAACTTCAGATCATCCGCCCGGGAGGCGGAAGACGCGCACGTGATCGCTGGAGCAATCCACGCAGGTCACGCTCGGAACTCAGTTCTACCGTCAAGGTAGCTGTGATCAGCTCGGTAATTAGCTCGATCGTAACGGTAACGCTGTTCAGCTTCATCAGCCAGCCTGCAGCTCAGCTTCCTCTGGCCAATGCAGCGGGTCAAGGTGGTGGAACTGCGCAGACAGCACAGGTGGTTGATCCATACGATCGCATCATCAATGCAGCAGCAGAGGTACGTCCTTCGGTTGTCAGCATCGTGAATCATAAAACAGGCAGCAGCCTGTCGATGGAAGATTCCGCGCTGGGGTCCGGGGTTATTTTTAAAAAGGAAGACGGCAAAGCCTACATTATGACCAATCACCACGTCGTGGAAGGCGCCAGTGACCTGGAGATTGTGACTGTAGACGGGGAAACACATAAAGCTAAATTGGTGGGCAAGGACCGGGTGAGTGACATCGCGGTACTCTCAACGGATGATAAAGGCCTGGGAGCTGCAGCGGAAATTGGTGATTCCAGCAAGCTGCAGCGCGGCCAAACGGTGCTGGCCATTGGTAACCCGCTGGGTCTCGGTGGTACGCTGACATCAGGCATCGTTAGTTACACGGATCGGATTCTGCCCGTATCGATTAACCAGGACGGTGTGTACGACTGGGAACAGAACGTGATTCAGACGGATGCGGCCATTAACGAAGGCAACAGCGGCGGAGCACTGGTTGATCTGAACGGGAAAGTCGTAGGCATCAATACGATGAAAATATCGGATACAGGCGTTGAAGGTCTCGGCTTCGCCATTCCAATGAACGAAGTGATGAAAACGGTGGATTCCCTGCTGCTGGACGGCAAAGTCTCACGTCCTTATCTCGGCGTGTACACGGTTGATCTGAGTAATCCGTACGCTCCACTGGATGATGATCAGCGCAAAGACCTCAAGCTGCCATCTCATGTCGATAGTGGTGTGGTTGTGCTGGAGGCTTCCGGACCGGCATCCGAGGCAGGCATGAAGCTGAATGATGTCATTACGGAATTCGATGGGCAAAAAATTACCTCCACGCTGGACCTGCGAAAATTCCTATACGATAAGAAAAAGATCGGTGATACACTGGAGGTCTCGTTCTATCGGGATGGCAAAGCGGAGAAAGTATCTGTGAAGCTGACAGATAAGCCGGAGTAA
- a CDS encoding CxxH/CxxC protein: MYVVCKEHVDIAIDMFVDEYEDAPDIVDLKETEFADWDPPAKCAECDQHAEFLVV; encoded by the coding sequence ATGTACGTTGTATGCAAAGAACACGTGGACATTGCCATCGACATGTTTGTGGATGAATATGAGGACGCTCCAGATATCGTGGATTTGAAGGAGACGGAATTTGCCGACTGGGACCCGCCTGCCAAATGCGCTGAATGCGATCAGCACGCGGAATTCCTTGTCGTTTAG
- the rlmH gene encoding 23S rRNA (pseudouridine(1915)-N(3))-methyltransferase RlmH, which yields MLIQIIGVGKLKEKYLTLGIQEYAKRLAPYIKFQMIEVADEKAPDTLSEAEVRAVKEREGERILAHVKSEAHVVALALDGQLWSSEELAVEIDKLGTYGTSHVVFVIGGSHGLSDEVLRRAKQRLSFGRMTLPHQLMRLVLVEQIYRAVKINRGEPYHK from the coding sequence ATGTTGATTCAAATTATAGGCGTAGGCAAATTGAAGGAAAAATATTTAACACTGGGCATTCAGGAATATGCCAAGCGGCTCGCCCCGTACATCAAGTTTCAGATGATCGAGGTCGCAGACGAGAAAGCGCCCGATACCCTGAGCGAAGCTGAGGTTCGGGCGGTAAAAGAGCGCGAGGGCGAACGCATTCTCGCGCATGTGAAGAGCGAGGCGCATGTCGTTGCGCTCGCACTGGATGGTCAGCTCTGGAGTTCCGAGGAGCTGGCTGTGGAGATCGACAAGCTCGGCACGTATGGGACGAGCCATGTCGTGTTTGTCATCGGAGGAAGCCATGGGCTCTCCGATGAGGTGCTGCGCCGTGCTAAGCAGCGCTTGAGCTTCGGGCGCATGACCCTGCCGCATCAGCTAATGCGGCTGGTGTTGGTAGAGCAGATTTATCGCGCGGTGAAGATCAATCGAGGAGAACCGTATCACAAGTAA
- a CDS encoding ADP-ribosylglycohydrolase family protein, producing MKGTLNRVIACLKGVSTGDAIGKQTESLNFEDIKQWFPEGISDFHGEIGSIMPRYEGKHYFWKFGETTDDTEQTLSIARVIALDGKITHSSVGKELMLCKKSNRPTLLLGKFQKIGNPSRVAFEGDGCGAAMRSAPIGALFSTQRLNDLVSSVFEASIPTHGGRIAICGASAVAAAVSAAIDEKLPSEIVQHAVQAARIAEKYRPETTEENIADLILRVYEDLSSLETLSLEYIKEKYMPWKTPNIVALAITFAVLTQSAEKTTLLAANLGGDTDSVASMGAAIAGALSPQTVNERWYQAVVQVNGNELLQLAPKIAQLRL from the coding sequence TTGAAAGGTACTTTGAATCGAGTTATTGCTTGTTTAAAGGGTGTATCAACAGGAGATGCGATAGGTAAACAAACTGAATCATTGAACTTCGAGGATATCAAGCAATGGTTCCCAGAAGGAATTAGCGATTTTCATGGTGAAATAGGCAGCATTATGCCCAGATATGAGGGAAAACATTACTTCTGGAAATTTGGTGAGACGACAGATGACACCGAACAGACTCTCTCCATTGCAAGAGTAATAGCTCTAGATGGCAAAATCACGCACTCCTCTGTAGGAAAAGAACTTATGCTCTGCAAAAAATCAAATCGTCCCACTCTGCTCCTGGGTAAATTTCAAAAAATCGGAAATCCATCAAGAGTGGCATTTGAAGGTGATGGATGTGGAGCAGCAATGCGTTCAGCACCAATTGGTGCCTTATTCTCTACCCAGAGGTTGAATGATCTCGTTTCAAGTGTTTTTGAAGCAAGTATTCCTACTCACGGAGGAAGAATTGCAATTTGTGGTGCTAGTGCAGTAGCTGCAGCGGTTTCGGCTGCAATTGACGAAAAGCTTCCGTCTGAGATAGTACAACACGCTGTTCAAGCAGCTAGAATAGCCGAAAAATATCGTCCTGAAACTACAGAAGAAAACATCGCTGACCTGATTTTACGTGTATATGAAGATCTATCAAGCCTAGAGACCTTATCATTAGAGTATATAAAAGAAAAATACATGCCTTGGAAAACTCCAAACATCGTTGCTTTAGCAATAACTTTCGCAGTTCTCACTCAGTCAGCCGAGAAAACAACTTTACTAGCTGCGAATCTTGGTGGTGATACAGATTCAGTAGCTTCAATGGGAGCTGCAATTGCAGGAGCTCTTTCGCCACAAACTGTAAATGAAAGATGGTATCAAGCAGTAGTTCAAGTCAATGGTAATGAACTTCTTCAATTAGCACCAAAGATTGCTCAACTTCGTTTATAA
- a CDS encoding macrolide family glycosyltransferase: protein MSKVLFINGPAEGHINPTLGLVHELIHRGEEVVYLAPTPFRRKIELTGAEFREFNSFYGKPDPGDLPGFLGMMRFLLRSADKVIHQAMELTTTERYDYVVHDAFFGWGALIAHLLKATSISSISTFAPVINSSMTGKDKSSTAQLEEIKQEMLKLSSRYGFSVSRIQDIMFNKGIMNLVYTSEYFQPHRHLFDETYHFVGPSIADREDAPDFTWSQLEGAKSIYISLGTISNDDRSFYEDCFKAFAEMPYRFVMSIGNKISESTLTGIPSNFILQPYTSQLEILKRADLFITHGGMNSVSEALYHDVPLIVIPQSADQPIVASRLEELGCGIKMSRQQATPEALRSTVNRVISNNAYKRNCSIVGETLRNAGGYKRAADLIMAMTKKR, encoded by the coding sequence ATGTCCAAAGTTCTGTTTATCAACGGTCCCGCTGAAGGTCATATCAATCCAACATTGGGATTGGTTCACGAGTTAATCCATCGAGGAGAGGAAGTAGTTTATCTCGCGCCTACGCCATTTCGTCGCAAAATCGAGCTTACGGGAGCTGAGTTCAGGGAGTTTAATAGCTTCTACGGGAAACCGGACCCGGGGGATCTTCCCGGATTTCTCGGAATGATGCGTTTTTTGCTTCGATCGGCTGACAAAGTGATTCATCAGGCAATGGAGCTAACCACTACAGAACGTTATGATTATGTTGTGCATGATGCATTTTTCGGTTGGGGGGCGCTCATCGCTCACCTGCTCAAAGCGACATCCATCAGCTCCATTTCTACCTTCGCTCCCGTAATCAACAGCAGCATGACGGGAAAAGACAAAAGTTCTACAGCACAGCTTGAGGAGATCAAGCAGGAGATGCTTAAGCTTTCAAGTCGTTATGGTTTTTCTGTATCCAGGATTCAAGACATCATGTTCAACAAAGGCATCATGAATCTTGTATATACTAGCGAATATTTTCAGCCCCACAGACACTTATTTGATGAAACGTATCATTTCGTAGGTCCTTCCATCGCCGATCGTGAGGATGCCCCCGATTTTACATGGTCACAGCTGGAAGGAGCTAAGAGCATTTATATTTCTTTAGGCACGATCTCTAATGACGACAGGAGCTTCTACGAGGATTGTTTCAAGGCATTTGCAGAGATGCCGTATCGATTTGTTATGTCAATAGGAAATAAAATCAGCGAATCCACTCTAACCGGTATACCGTCAAATTTTATCCTCCAACCTTACACTTCCCAACTGGAGATTTTAAAAAGGGCCGATCTCTTTATCACTCATGGAGGAATGAATAGTGTAAGCGAGGCATTGTACCATGATGTTCCGCTCATAGTGATTCCGCAATCAGCCGACCAGCCAATCGTCGCCTCCAGGTTGGAAGAATTGGGCTGCGGCATTAAGATGAGTCGCCAGCAAGCAACCCCAGAAGCCTTGCGAAGTACCGTTAATCGCGTTATCTCGAACAACGCGTATAAAAGAAATTGTTCTATTGTTGGGGAGACACTCCGAAATGCGGGCGGATATAAGAGAGCTGCAGATCTTATTATGGCAATGACAAAGAAGCGCTAA